Part of the Nitrospinota bacterium genome is shown below.
GGTATTTGACCGCGGATTCCTGAGAAGACAGGGTTTCCCAGGAAAGCTCGAGTTTCGCCGAGGGCGTTTCCCGTCCGGTTCCATGTTTGGCCGAAAATCCACACAGGATATAAAGCGCTACGGAAAATATTTCCAGAGAAATAAATGCAGTGATCAGGTTTCCTGATTTTGCCAGAAACATCATTCCCATCACGGCGAATAGAATCAAAGAGAAATATTCAGCCTTATTTTCGTGATCGGGTTGCGGGTAGCGCACCGAGCCGAAAATGGCAAACAGGGACATTAGTAGAAAAATGATGTTGAACGTCTGGGAAAACCGGTCGTTCAGCAGGGCATGGCTGAACATTTCAGGGTCTTCGCCGCTGGAAGCCGTCGGCGCCAGCCCCCAAAGGTAAACGGAGAAAAACAGCGCGATCACCACTCCAGAGAGCGCGGTCTGTGAAAGATAAGGGTTTGAATTGAGATTTTTGTTGAGGCCCGCCATCAACACAAACAAAGCGGTGATCAGAACCGTCAGTTCCGGAGCCAGGGCGAACCAATTCATGTCTGAAAAATTAATGAGACTCATAATTTAGAATTTGTCGCCAAGAGGCATTCTTGAGAGATGGCTTGAATATAGTACGTACATGCATGACGTGTAATGCATTTTTTATAGCATTTCCTCATCTTTTTCAAGGAAATGTTTCTTTATAAGGAAAAATTTCGTATGCTCATTTGTGTAAGAGTGAGCAATTTTGAAGAGGAAAAATCGGAATTCGGAAACGCTTATGCAGCCTCTTTTTTTAGATTATAATTGATATCCCAACCCAACTTCAGGGATGCCTCCATGTTGCTTCTTAGATTAACTTTCCTATTACCGACCATCGCGTTGCCGATATTTTTTTTCGCAACAACCGCTCCTGTCTTTGGCGCTTCCCAATTTAACATTCCCGTCCAGGTCACGACACATCCGGGCGAGGATTTTGCTCCCACCCTGTCGGCGGACGGCAGGCGAATGATATTTGTTTCCAACCGTTCCGGAAATCTCGACTTGTGGTTGAAGCATCGAGGTCCTGGGGTACAGCCCCTGGATGAGCAGTTGACGTATCACAGCGCTGAAGACAATTCTCCAAAATTGAGCCTCAGCGGCAAGCGGTTGGCATTTGTTTCCCATCGGTCCGACCCCAAGGGAGATATTTATCTCCTGGACCTGGAAAAGGGGAAACCGGAAGCGACCCGGTTGACGCTGGCGGACTTGCCAGAAGAAGACCCGGAATGGTCGCCTGATGAAAAATTCCTTTATTTCACATCGACCCAGCCCGAATCCAGGGAGCGCGGAATCTTCAAGATCGAGCTGAAAACGAAATCGAAATCTCTGGTGATCGAAAACGCAGTGAACCCCGCGATTTCTTTCGATGGGAGCTACCTGGCCTTTGTTTCCAGTGATGGAACCCGTGATCTGTGGGTACAGGATCTAAAAACCGGAGCTCGTGTGCAGATGACTTCCGGTTCTGCCATCGAAGTCACTCCCTCCTGGTCAAAAAATGGAAACCACATCTATTTCACCCGCTATCAGGAAGATACTAATTTTGACGGCGAATTGACGATCGACGACAACCCCAGCATCTGGAAGGTCGAATGGGTTGCCGGAAAGCCGGGAAAATTGCGTCAGCTCACAGACAGCCGGTCTTACGATTTATTTCCAGCAAGCAGCGTTGCCGGGAAGTTGATCTTTACCTCCAACCAGCAAAACAGTATCGATATATGGGAAATCCCCGCGGAAGGATTGTTGCCCACAGCTTCCGGTTACGGCAATTCTCTTCAGGTTGTGGATGACCTGTGCTCTGGGCCGGAGGGATACTCCTATCTCTGCCTGGCAGGTTATACCAATCTTATTTATGAGTTTGATGACGAAGAAAGCCTCGCCCGCACCCGTTACCGCCTGGCATTGGGATTCAAAAAAAGGGGGCATCTGGACACCGCCCACCGCATGTTTGAAGAGATCATCAAAAAGCATCCCGATGAAAAAGAATATCGAGGACTGGCGGAGATCGACCTTTTATTGCTGAAGATGAACCGTTCGCGTGATGAAGGCCAGACTGTTTATAGGGAAAATGTCAATGTCGGGTTGGGGTTTCTGGAGAAAATCGCCCACCGTTATCCCGATTCGACGGCTGTCGGGGCGCGTGCGTTTTTCGAAACGGGAAACCTTCATTTCCAGTTGGACCATCAGAGCCGGGCTTTGGAGTTTTACAAAAAGGTCATCAATCAATATCCAGGCCAGCGGTATCTTTCTGCCGGAGCGGCGTTTTCCCAGAATAAAATCTATTCCCTGGTGGGAGATCAGGACCGTCTGGTGCAGACCTACGTGCAAGTGGTGCAGGATTATGATGATGTGGATTTCTGGACCGATAAGGCAATCGATGAAATTTTAAAAATCTACGAAAAACAGCCCACCCTGGAAAAGAAAGTTTCCAGTCTGCAAGCCCTCACCAGCAAATATAAAGACCTTCCTCGTTTGGCCGGCGCCATTCAGAACCGGATTGGGGAACTTTTTTATAAAGCCAATGAAAACCTGTTGGCCAAGGAAGCCTACAAAAAAACCATCGACCAGTTTGCTCAAGCGAATTCTCAGGTGTTCAATGCCAGGGTAGCGTTGGCAAACATTTATTCTGAAGAGGAAAATTTTGACAAAAGTCTGACGCTCTATGATGAAATTTCCGCCAGTTCCGATTTGCTTGAGGACCACCGGCAAAAAGCAAAGGCGGGATGGATTCGCAAAATGGTGGAAAAGGGAACTTGGGAATTGCGAGTTGGGGAGGTCAAGCTGGCCTTGAAAACCTTCCTCAAGCTGATTGATTTCAGCCCCGACTCCGTGGAAGCCCATAGAGGGTATCTTCAGGCGGCTGCGGCATTGAAAAAAATTGATCCTGCGATCCGGTTTTATAAGGACCGGTTGAAGAGTCGCAAAGATTCCGCGGTGGATCATTATGCTCTGGGGTTGGCCTACACCTACCTTTCTCTGACGGATCTTGCGCAAGCGGAAAAGTCAGTCTCCCAGGCGCTGGCGATTGATTCCCAGCAGGTGTTCTTTCACCAAACCCTGGGCTGGATTTATGAACAAAAAGAGCGCCTGGCTAAAGGGGAAGATTATCTAGAGCGGGCGGTGTCCGAATACCAGATGGCCCTGGCCTTGAACGATGAAACCGTCGATCCCGATAACGAAGCTGACTTGGCTTTGAACCTTGGCAATGGGCACTTTCTGTTGAGCAACCATTTTTCCGCCTACCATTATTACAACAAAAGAAAATCGAGCGGCGTTAAATTTTTTAATTCCGAGCGTGAAAGCATTTTTCATCAGAGATTCGGTGAGAGCGCTTTCAAATCGGGATTCCATGACGAATCCCTGGTGCAATATAAAGAAGCCCTTAAGATCGTTTCTGAAACAAATGATCTGAACCGAATGGCGGAGCTCAACGACCGGATCGCTCTGGTCTATCAGGACAAGGGAGATCATGCCAAGGCGGTGGAATATTTCTCCAAAACTCTGAAGCTCAATCAGCAGGCGGGCAACCAGGTGTCGCTTTCCCGCTCTCTCCGGAACATCGCCAATAATATCTTCATGCTCAATCAGGAGAAGGCCAAACCGGATACTCAATCCATGAGCCAGGCGCTCAACGATTATTTTCAGGCTATTGAAAGCCTCGAAAAGTACGGGGTGGTACAACGCGCGAAAAAAAAAGAGAAAGACGGGCTGATCAACCTGAAGGTTGAAACCGGCGTGGGCGAGGACGTTTCAGGGGCGGCCACCGGGTTTGATCTGGTGGGCGAACAAAAACTTATTTTTCATTACATAGGTAAGATCTACAGCGATTTTAAGGAGTATGGGAAGGCGATCGAATATTTTAAAAAGAAACTGGCCTTGATCCCTGCGGACCTGGATGTTGAGAAAAATATCCCCATTAGTTTAGAAAAAGCCCTGCTGCAAAACCAGATCGGAAACTTTCTTTTTCACGAGGGCCAGTATGATGCCAGTCTCGATTATTTCAGGCAGTCCTATCAACTCAGCCGAAAATTGAACAATAAGTACGGGATAGCTGTCAACGCCGCGAATATCGGTCGAGTGGTTTTTACCAAGTGTCAGTATCAACCGTTAGCGCCTCTGAAAAAGGAAATCGAAGCCGTTATTAAGCTCCTGGAAGAATCATCCAAAGAGATAGGGCCGATGGAAACGTTTTCCAGTCCGGAATATATCCTGCTCGCCAGGAATTATCTGGGAATATTTAACCATTACCTGGGGTTTTATTTCCCGACGAGAACTGAGGACGAAAAAGCCCCGAACCCATCACTGAAATCGTTGAAGGCGCTTGTCGCGGCTTCGACATTGGGATTACGGCAGGACTACGATTATATAAAGCGATCCCGGAGTCATTTTGAAGAAGGGATTGCCCTGCTTTCTAAGAGTAAAAAATCGTTTCCCGAACTGGAAACCGTCCTCCAGCAAAACCTGGCGTTAACGGTTGGCCTGGTGGGAAAAGAGAAAGACACAGAGAAAAAGGAACCCGAAAAAGTTCAACCGCCTCATCTTAGGTGGCAATACAAATATATCGAGTCTTTGGTTGCGGAGCCTTCCCAGCGTCTGCCTGTTCTTTTGGAAGCGGAGCGGCTTTTAGCGGCGCTTCCCTACGGCGTTGTGTCCAGGGATTTTTCTACCCTGGCGATGGTGGAAGATCTGTATCTCGCGCTCACCCGATTATTGTACGACGAGGAAAAATTTTCCGAGGCGTTGGTTTTTTCAGAAAAGGGACGCCAGCAGTTGTTGGTGGCCCTCCGACCTGGGCTGGATCTGATCGACGAAGACCGGCGCAATTATTACGATGAACTCAGCGGCTATGCAAGCCGATACCTGGCGTCGGCCTCCCTTGAAATGGAGGGCAAGGGAGATGAGGCGAAGCAGGGAACCGAAGAAATTGTGGAAGAATACCGGGAAGTTCTGGGCGCTTTGCAGGAAGAAAATCCTGCTTTTGGCGCATTGTTTTCCCCGTACGTTCCTTCGCTTGAAGAAACTCAGGGTCAGCTTCGTGCCGGAGAGACTCTGTTAATATATCAGAGGGTTTTTGACCGCCTGCTGATTTGGGAAATGGATTCGGAATCTGTTCAGGTTCGCCAAATTGCCATAAATGCAGAACTGTCCGAGCGCATCATGCGTCTGGGAAGAGAAGGCGCTGAGCCGACAGCCTCTGATCTGAAGTTGATTGCCAAGCACCTGATAGTCCCTGTTCAGGACTCTATCCAAAAGAGCCAGTCATTGACACTCCTCGCCGATGGCGCATTGGAGTTTCTTCCCTGGGCGGCCCTGCCTGCGGGC
Proteins encoded:
- a CDS encoding tetratricopeptide repeat protein, with the protein product MLLLRLTFLLPTIALPIFFFATTAPVFGASQFNIPVQVTTHPGEDFAPTLSADGRRMIFVSNRSGNLDLWLKHRGPGVQPLDEQLTYHSAEDNSPKLSLSGKRLAFVSHRSDPKGDIYLLDLEKGKPEATRLTLADLPEEDPEWSPDEKFLYFTSTQPESRERGIFKIELKTKSKSLVIENAVNPAISFDGSYLAFVSSDGTRDLWVQDLKTGARVQMTSGSAIEVTPSWSKNGNHIYFTRYQEDTNFDGELTIDDNPSIWKVEWVAGKPGKLRQLTDSRSYDLFPASSVAGKLIFTSNQQNSIDIWEIPAEGLLPTASGYGNSLQVVDDLCSGPEGYSYLCLAGYTNLIYEFDDEESLARTRYRLALGFKKRGHLDTAHRMFEEIIKKHPDEKEYRGLAEIDLLLLKMNRSRDEGQTVYRENVNVGLGFLEKIAHRYPDSTAVGARAFFETGNLHFQLDHQSRALEFYKKVINQYPGQRYLSAGAAFSQNKIYSLVGDQDRLVQTYVQVVQDYDDVDFWTDKAIDEILKIYEKQPTLEKKVSSLQALTSKYKDLPRLAGAIQNRIGELFYKANENLLAKEAYKKTIDQFAQANSQVFNARVALANIYSEEENFDKSLTLYDEISASSDLLEDHRQKAKAGWIRKMVEKGTWELRVGEVKLALKTFLKLIDFSPDSVEAHRGYLQAAAALKKIDPAIRFYKDRLKSRKDSAVDHYALGLAYTYLSLTDLAQAEKSVSQALAIDSQQVFFHQTLGWIYEQKERLAKGEDYLERAVSEYQMALALNDETVDPDNEADLALNLGNGHFLLSNHFSAYHYYNKRKSSGVKFFNSERESIFHQRFGESAFKSGFHDESLVQYKEALKIVSETNDLNRMAELNDRIALVYQDKGDHAKAVEYFSKTLKLNQQAGNQVSLSRSLRNIANNIFMLNQEKAKPDTQSMSQALNDYFQAIESLEKYGVVQRAKKKEKDGLINLKVETGVGEDVSGAATGFDLVGEQKLIFHYIGKIYSDFKEYGKAIEYFKKKLALIPADLDVEKNIPISLEKALLQNQIGNFLFHEGQYDASLDYFRQSYQLSRKLNNKYGIAVNAANIGRVVFTKCQYQPLAPLKKEIEAVIKLLEESSKEIGPMETFSSPEYILLARNYLGIFNHYLGFYFPTRTEDEKAPNPSLKSLKALVAASTLGLRQDYDYIKRSRSHFEEGIALLSKSKKSFPELETVLQQNLALTVGLVGKEKDTEKKEPEKVQPPHLRWQYKYIESLVAEPSQRLPVLLEAERLLAALPYGVVSRDFSTLAMVEDLYLALTRLLYDEEKFSEALVFSEKGRQQLLVALRPGLDLIDEDRRNYYDELSGYASRYLASASLEMEGKGDEAKQGTEEIVEEYREVLGALQEENPAFGALFSPYVPSLEETQGQLRAGETLLIYQRVFDRLLIWEMDSESVQVRQIAINAELSERIMRLGREGAEPTASDLKLIAKHLIVPVQDSIQKSQSLTLLADGALEFLPWAALPAGGKTLIETLPVTFISSLAQHHFSESQKNLYNSRILGVDASGFDKVAAGFASAVNLTGDQTDLDHFRSVWPHYGVVNIDSRTHLGRLDPSDSFISIGGRQNQFQRVQLRDLFMQPSEANLIALNNVEPEFHPELRLSPTAPLIQALTSKGYPGILLRSGAFDPAIHAEMMGAFYKTFRQEKPAESLRQAQMEISKRHPESLAWAGYRFYGFAGMEDAEKQEFAQTHFMANAKDGAQAFTDKNWLGTIDHLEKALALVDFLPDKSLVERIIKTLAQAAYNLEDYPKAIGYQEDLVARARKKEDPEERAEALYFLGILYSRAENYPVAVGHLREALAIYEKNEILDRLAENYSTLGIVEENALDFDKALEAFTSSLKLNEEIGEDLNRGRELRRIGRIYYLRLNQYAQAKKYFQQAYQLFEELGHNEQKVETLLELGLVSEKQGDFTPALDFYQQAQSLAAAEDLQAGLSKALLYQANSHWFQGNYQKAFRFQKESLETAEAIADKRQQTFIYNTLGLIYWTLNDSERALENLNHSLELAEAIQSPLDVASANNNIGLVYRKDKKYEKSIEFFNKALAKDIQLKSKWGQGYTHRNLGMSFMRMKQLDVAETHIAKAMELSREIGNQINLVKSMLESGHLALEKNECEKAIPVFQETGQLAAKLNIPEVHWRALRGQGACLAKAGKLAEAVDPYKQAVAVVDSMRAAIKVEEFQNGFLTDKQDVYKELILVLLDLGQVEESFNYAERAKSRSFIDLLGNQRISLKNDVSQKLYDQLTDQKQKIRSIEDALGVARSGPDEGVIKEIAANLVKARSRYQDLLIQAKEESPEISNFVTVEAITLKELEKLLEPQVALVEYLVTENELVAWVIRQSGIEVVRTPVKEADLGALIADYRKRMQQLAPLDDQTAQLYNWLIRPIDPLIAEKRVLGIIPHSHLHYISFSSLRDGESYLMEKHPLFFSPSASVLQYTFNRKIAKGRSVKVLALGNPDLGDLNYDLPLAEMEANAIKWDFPEIDVLTREKATESWLNEHIGDYQIIHIASHGEFDPINPLFSSLKLTKDTAADGNFEVNEVFSLNIKADIVTLSACQTGLGQITGGDELVGLNRAFIYAGTHSILSSLWRVSDISTAILIKHFYRNYAQETKAESLRKAQLLVKRLYPHPSYWAGFNLTGDYR